From Solanum lycopersicum chromosome 8, SLM_r2.1, the proteins below share one genomic window:
- the LOC101265154 gene encoding RNA-binding protein involved in heterochromatin assembly dri1, translated as MSRPGDWNCRSCQHLNFQRRDSCQRCGEPRHGGAHEFGSNCFGGRGGGSSSPFGFSTGPDVRPGDWYCNVGNCGAHNFASRSSCFKCGAFKDESSAGGCGGGSSFDSDHMMSSRPRGFGFGGASGGSRSGWKSGDWICTRLGCNEHNFASRMECFRCNAPRDLAGNKSSY; from the exons atgagcAGACCAGGAGACTGGAATTGTAGGTCATGCCAGCATTTGAACTTTCAAAGGAGAGATTCATGCCAAAGATGTGGTGAGCCAAGACATGGTGGAGCTCATGAATTCGGAAGTAATTGTTTTGGCGGAAGGGGAGGAGGAAGCTCCTCCCCTTTCGGATTCAGTACCGGGCCTGATGTAAGGCCCGGTGACTGGTACTGCAATGTTGGAAATTGCGGTGCCCATAACTTTGCAAGCCGCTCTAGCTGCTTCAAATGTGGTGCTTTTAAGGATGAATCCTCCGCTGGTGGTTGTGGTGGTGGTAGCAGCTTTGACTCTGACCACATGATGTCATCGCGCCCGAGAGGATTCGGGTTCGGTGGTGCCAGTGGTGGCAGTCGCTCTGGATGGAAGTCTGGTGACTGGATTTGCACCAG GTTAGGGTGTAATGAACACAACTTTGCTAGTAGGATGGAGTGTTTCAGATGCAATGCACCTAGGGACTTAGCTGGTAACAAGTCTTCATATTAA